One part of the Fusobacterium pseudoperiodonticum genome encodes these proteins:
- a CDS encoding pseudouridine synthase has product MRINKFLSSLGIASRRAIDKYIEEGRIKVNGVIASTGIDVTEEDEIYIDNKKIETNRIEEKVYFMLNKPLEVLSASSDDRGRKTVVDLIKTDKRIFPIGRLDYMTSGLILLTNDGELFNRLVHPKSEIYKKYYIKVFGEVKKEEIEELKKGVLLEDGKTLPAKVSGIKYDKNKTSMYISIREGRNRQIRRMIEKFGYKVLMLRREKIGELSLGDLKEGKYRELTGEEIEYLYSV; this is encoded by the coding sequence ATGAGAATTAATAAATTTTTATCTTCACTTGGAATAGCATCAAGAAGAGCTATTGATAAGTATATAGAAGAAGGTAGAATTAAAGTAAATGGAGTTATTGCAAGTACTGGTATAGATGTTACTGAAGAGGATGAAATCTATATAGATAACAAAAAAATAGAAACAAATAGAATTGAAGAGAAGGTATATTTTATGTTAAATAAACCTTTAGAAGTGTTATCTGCTTCATCTGATGATAGAGGTAGAAAAACAGTAGTAGATTTAATAAAAACAGATAAAAGAATTTTTCCTATTGGTAGACTTGATTATATGACAAGTGGTCTAATTTTACTTACAAATGATGGTGAGCTATTTAATAGACTTGTACATCCTAAGTCTGAAATATATAAGAAATATTATATAAAAGTCTTTGGTGAAGTAAAAAAAGAAGAGATAGAAGAATTAAAAAAAGGTGTTTTACTAGAAGATGGAAAAACATTACCTGCTAAAGTATCTGGAATAAAATATGACAAAAATAAGACTTCTATGTATATTTCTATAAGAGAAGGTAGAAATAGACAGATTAGAAGAATGATAGAAAAATTTGGATATAAAGTTCTAATGTTAAGGAGAGAAAAAATAGGTGAACTTTCCTTAGGAGATTTAAAAGAAGGTAAATATAGAGAGTTAACTGGAGAAGAAATAGAATATTTATATTCAGTTTAG
- the scpB gene encoding SMC-Scp complex subunit ScpB — protein MSIKNQVEAIIFLGGDENRIKDLARFFKISVEDMLKIILELKDDRKDSGINIEVDADLVYLATNPIYGEVINSYFEQETKPKKLSSASIETLSIIAYKQPITKSEIESIRGVSVDRIISNLEERKFVRNCGRQESGRKANLYEVTDKFLSYLGIRDIRELPDYDLFKDKIKDMENISTDEN, from the coding sequence ATGAGTATCAAAAATCAAGTTGAAGCAATTATATTTTTAGGTGGAGATGAAAATAGAATAAAGGATTTAGCTAGATTTTTTAAGATTTCTGTTGAAGATATGTTAAAAATAATTCTAGAATTAAAAGACGATAGAAAAGATAGTGGCATCAACATAGAAGTTGATGCTGACCTTGTTTATTTAGCTACCAATCCTATATATGGTGAAGTTATAAATTCTTATTTTGAACAGGAGACCAAACCTAAAAAATTATCTTCAGCTTCAATAGAAACTTTATCAATAATTGCATATAAACAGCCTATTACAAAATCAGAAATAGAAAGTATTAGAGGAGTTTCTGTTGATAGAATTATTTCAAACTTAGAAGAAAGAAAATTTGTAAGAAATTGTGGTAGACAGGAAAGTGGTAGAAAGGCTAATTTATATGAGGTAACTGATAAATTTTTATCTTATCTAGGTATTAGAGATATAAGAGAGTTACCAGATTATGATTTGTTTAAAGATAAAATTAAAGATATGGAGAATATAAGTACTGATGAGAATTAA
- the mreB gene encoding rod shape-determining protein: MKKFMGSILGVFSDDLGIDLGTSNTLIYMKNKGIILREPSVVTISSKTKELFEVGEKAKHMIGRTPNIYETIRPLRNGVIADYEVTEKMLRCFYKRIKSGTFLNKPRVIICVPAGITQVEKRAVIEVTREAGAREAYLIEEPMASAIGVGINIFEPEGSMVVDIGGGTSELAVVSLGGVVKKSSFRVAGDRFDMAIVDYVRQKHNLLIGEKSAEDIKIKIGTVDPEAEELQIDVSGKYVLNGLPKDITLTSSELIETLSALVQEIIEEIRVIFEKTPPELAADIKKKGIYISGGGALLRGIDKKISSGLNLKVTVAEDPLNAVINGIGVLLNDFSTYSRVLVSTETEY, from the coding sequence ATGAAAAAATTTATGGGCAGTATTTTAGGAGTATTTTCAGATGATTTAGGTATTGATTTAGGAACTTCAAATACACTAATCTATATGAAAAACAAAGGCATAATTTTAAGAGAACCTTCAGTTGTTACTATTTCTTCAAAAACAAAAGAACTTTTTGAAGTTGGTGAAAAAGCTAAACATATGATAGGAAGAACTCCAAATATTTATGAAACAATAAGACCATTAAGAAATGGAGTTATTGCTGATTATGAAGTTACTGAAAAAATGTTAAGATGTTTTTATAAAAGAATAAAATCAGGAACATTTTTAAATAAACCAAGAGTTATTATCTGTGTTCCTGCAGGAATAACTCAAGTTGAAAAAAGAGCAGTTATAGAAGTTACTAGAGAGGCAGGAGCGAGAGAAGCTTATCTAATTGAAGAACCTATGGCATCTGCAATAGGAGTTGGAATAAATATATTTGAGCCTGAAGGAAGTATGGTAGTTGATATTGGTGGTGGAACATCTGAACTAGCTGTAGTATCTTTAGGTGGAGTTGTAAAAAAATCATCTTTTAGAGTAGCTGGAGATAGATTTGATATGGCTATTGTTGATTATGTTAGACAAAAACATAATTTATTGATAGGAGAAAAATCTGCAGAAGATATTAAAATAAAGATAGGTACAGTTGATCCTGAAGCAGAAGAATTACAAATTGATGTAAGTGGTAAATATGTTTTAAATGGTTTACCAAAAGATATCACATTAACTTCATCAGAGCTTATTGAAACTTTATCTGCTTTAGTTCAAGAAATTATAGAAGAAATAAGAGTTATTTTTGAAAAAACTCCTCCTGAATTAGCAGCAGATATCAAGAAAAAAGGTATATATATAAGTGGTGGTGGAGCATTACTTAGAGGAATAGATAAGAAAATATCATCAGGACTTAACTTAAAAGTTACAGTTGCTGAAGACCCTTTAAATGCTGTTATAAACGGTATAGGAGTATTATTAAATGATTTCTCTACATATAGTAGAGTTCTAGTTTCAACTGAAACAGAATACTAA
- a CDS encoding Maf family protein translates to MILASNSKRRQEILRDMGFNFKVLTADIEEISDKKEISEMILDIAEKKLDKIAKENVNEFVLAADTVVELEGRIFGKPKSREEAESFLKILSGKTHKVITAYVFKNISKNIVIKDVVISKVKFYDLDDETIKWYLDTSEPFDKAGAYGIQGQGRVLVEKIEGDYFAIMGFPVSNFLKNLRKNGYKISQIDRI, encoded by the coding sequence ATGATATTAGCATCTAATTCTAAAAGAAGGCAAGAAATTTTAAGAGATATGGGTTTTAATTTTAAAGTTTTAACTGCTGACATAGAAGAAATAAGTGATAAAAAAGAAATAAGTGAAATGATATTGGATATTGCAGAGAAAAAATTAGATAAAATAGCAAAAGAAAATGTCAATGAATTTGTTTTAGCAGCAGATACTGTTGTTGAACTAGAAGGTAGAATTTTTGGAAAGCCTAAAAGCAGAGAAGAAGCTGAAAGCTTTTTAAAGATTTTGTCAGGAAAAACACATAAGGTTATAACAGCCTATGTTTTTAAAAATATTTCAAAAAATATAGTTATAAAAGATGTAGTAATTAGTAAAGTCAAATTTTATGATTTAGATGATGAAACAATAAAATGGTATTTAGATACTTCAGAACCTTTTGATAAAGCTGGAGCATATGGAATACAAGGGCAAGGAAGAGTATTGGTTGAAAAGATTGAGGGAGATTATTTTGCAATAATGGGTTTCCCTGTTTCAAATTTTTTAAAAAATTTAAGAAAAAATGGTTATAAAATAAGTCAAATAGATAGAATATAA
- a CDS encoding IS3 family transposase (programmed frameshift) has translation MSKLTKKDKIEIYERRKNGETISSLAKAFNTRESNIKYLIALIEKHGYDILRNGKNRIYSKEFKLQTINRILINNESINSVAIDIGLASNGILHNWLSKFKENEYNVVEKKKGRKPKSMTKLKRNNKVLSEKDKIKLLEDEIIYLKAENEYLKKLRALVQERELKEKKKLRVIAELRAKYPFKMLLKIAGISRSVYYYYIDKKDIDEKNKDIIEKIKEIYYVNKGRYGYRRVTLELKNQGLNINHKKVQRLMKKFNLQSIVRKKRKYSSYKGQIGKIADNHIKRNFEATAPNQKWFTDVTEFNLRGEKLYLSPILDAYGRYIVSYDISHSANLEQINHMLNLAFKENENYENLIFHSDQGWQYQHYSYQKKLKEKKITQSMSRKGNSLDNGLMECFFGLLKSEMFYDQEEKYKTLEELKEAIEDYIYYYNNKRIKEKLKGLTPASYRSQSLLVS, from the exons ATGAGTAAATTAACAAAAAAAGATAAAATTGAAATATATGAAAGAAGAAAAAATGGTGAAACTATTTCTTCTTTAGCTAAAGCTTTTAATACTCGTGAATCTAATATTAAATATTTAATTGCTTTAATTGAAAAACATGGATATGATATTCTAAGAAATGGTAAAAATAGAATTTATTCTAAAGAGTTTAAATTGCAAACAATTAATAGAATTTTAATTAATAATGAATCTATAAATTCTGTTGCTATTGATATTGGGTTAGCTTCTAATGGGATTTTACATAATTGGCTTTCAAAATTTAAAGAAAATGAGTATAATGTTGTAGAGAAGAAAAAAGGAAGGAAACCTAAATCTATGACTAAACTTAAGAGAAATAATAAAGTATTATCTGAAAAAGATAAAATTAAACTATTAGAAGATGAAATAATTTACTTAAAAGCTGAGAATGAATACTTAAAAAAATTGAGAGCTCTAGTTCAAGAAAGGGAGCTAAAAGAGAAGAAAAAGT TAAGAGTAATAGCCGAACTTAGAGCTAAATATCCTTTCAAAATGCTATTAAAGATTGCTGGAATATCAAGATCAGTATATTATTACTATATTGATAAAAAAGATATTGATGAGAAGAATAAAGATATTATTGAAAAAATCAAAGAAATTTACTATGTGAACAAAGGAAGATATGGTTATCGCAGAGTAACATTGGAGTTAAAAAATCAAGGTTTAAATATTAATCATAAAAAAGTACAAAGACTTATGAAGAAATTTAATTTACAAAGTATTGTCCGTAAAAAAAGGAAATATTCTTCATACAAAGGTCAAATAGGAAAGATAGCTGATAACCATATTAAAAGAAATTTTGAAGCAACAGCTCCAAATCAAAAATGGTTTACAGATGTAACAGAATTTAATTTAAGAGGAGAAAAGTTATACTTATCTCCAATATTAGATGCTTATGGAAGATATATAGTTTCATATGATATTTCGCACAGTGCTAACTTGGAGCAGATAAATCATATGTTAAATTTAGCATTTAAAGAAAATGAAAATTATGAAAATTTGATATTTCATAGTGACCAAGGATGGCAATATCAGCACTATTCATATCAAAAAAAATTGAAAGAGAAGAAGATAACTCAAAGTATGTCAAGAAAAGGAAATAGTTTAGATAATGGATTAATGGAATGTTTCTTTGGGTTGTTAAAATCAGAAATGTTTTATGACCAAGAAGAAAAGTACAAGACATTAGAAGAATTGAAGGAAGCAATAGAAGATTATATATATTATTACAATAACAAAAGAATAAAGGAAAAATTAAAAGGATTAACTCCTGCTTCTTACAGAAGTCAATCCTTATTAGTAAGTTAA
- a CDS encoding TetR/AcrR family transcriptional regulator gives MPKKVLFSKEVILDTAFRLFKEEGYDAISARNVAKALYSSPAPIYKSIGSMEILKAELVARTKKLFIEYLLKERTGIKLFDIGMGVCIFAREEKQLFLQIFSRHTVKSPLIEEFLNVIREELETDERIISIDKDKQEELLHTCWVFAHGLSTLIAIDFFKDSSDEFIERSLKKGPARLFYEYLSKYSKKQ, from the coding sequence ATGCCAAAAAAAGTTTTATTTTCAAAAGAAGTAATTTTAGATACAGCCTTTAGATTATTTAAAGAAGAAGGTTATGATGCTATAAGTGCTAGAAATGTAGCAAAAGCTTTATATTCATCTCCAGCTCCTATATATAAATCAATTGGTTCTATGGAAATACTGAAAGCAGAGTTAGTTGCTAGAACTAAAAAATTGTTTATTGAGTATCTATTAAAAGAAAGAACTGGAATAAAATTATTTGATATAGGTATGGGAGTTTGTATTTTTGCCCGTGAAGAAAAACAACTTTTTTTACAAATATTTTCAAGACATACTGTTAAAAGTCCTTTAATTGAGGAATTTCTAAACGTAATTCGTGAAGAGTTAGAAACGGATGAGAGAATTATATCGATTGATAAAGATAAGCAAGAAGAATTATTACATACTTGTTGGGTCTTTGCTCATGGATTGTCAACTCTTATTGCTATAGATTTTTTTAAAGATTCTAGTGATGAGTTCATAGAACGTTCGCTAAAAAAAGGACCAGCTAGATTATTTTATGAATATTTAAGCAAATATTCAAAAAAACAATAG
- a CDS encoding OmpP1/FadL family transporter, which translates to MKKLLFLIGILSSGLYGASIDHIQTYSPDYLANQAQTGMIDEVSAYYNPAGLSRLDKGKYVHLGLQLANGHEKMSYKGKEHKAHLTQLIPNISLTSVDDNGAYFFTFGGLAGGGKLEYDGVSGIDVLSDLAQFQPLGVYDKGSTLTGKNLYEQATLGRAFTVNDQLSISVAGRIVHGSRKLSGTLNIGTNPSTAYKQAKVQQVTQEVSKAVDAATQGSGLSAAQIAAIKQQKTTQALTLLQTKMNALQQNGLSGDMDSKREAWGYGFQIGVNYKVNDKLNLAARYDSRIKMNFKAKGTENQLQTTDILGSNIGLSTFYPQYTINSKIRRDLPAILSVGASYKVTDNYLVSTSANYYFNRHAKMDRVTTFGGHEHGRDYKNGWEIALGNEYKLNDKFTLIGSVNYARTGAKSSSFNDTEYALNSVTLGAGLRYKYDDTLSITGSVAHFIYDKEDGNFKEKYKVNDNQKYHKEITAFGISLTKKF; encoded by the coding sequence ATGAAAAAGTTATTGTTTTTAATAGGAATATTATCAAGTGGATTATATGGGGCATCAATAGATCATATTCAGACTTATAGTCCAGATTATTTAGCAAATCAAGCACAAACAGGTATGATAGATGAAGTATCAGCTTATTACAATCCAGCAGGACTTTCAAGATTAGATAAAGGAAAATATGTACATCTTGGTTTACAACTTGCCAATGGTCATGAAAAAATGTCATATAAAGGAAAAGAACACAAGGCTCATTTAACTCAGTTAATTCCAAATATTTCATTGACTTCAGTTGATGATAATGGAGCTTATTTCTTTACATTTGGTGGACTTGCAGGTGGAGGAAAGTTGGAGTATGATGGTGTATCAGGGATAGATGTTTTATCGGATTTAGCTCAATTCCAACCTTTAGGGGTATACGATAAAGGTTCAACTCTAACTGGAAAAAATTTATATGAACAAGCAACTTTAGGTAGAGCTTTTACAGTAAATGATCAGTTATCAATTTCAGTAGCTGGTAGAATAGTACATGGATCAAGAAAATTAAGTGGTACATTAAATATAGGAACTAACCCTTCTACAGCTTATAAACAAGCTAAAGTTCAACAAGTAACGCAAGAAGTTAGCAAAGCTGTAGATGCAGCAACTCAAGGTTCAGGGCTTTCTGCAGCTCAAATTGCTGCTATAAAACAACAAAAAACTACTCAAGCATTAACTTTACTTCAAACTAAAATGAATGCTTTACAACAAAATGGTTTAAGTGGAGATATGGATTCTAAGAGAGAAGCTTGGGGTTATGGATTCCAAATAGGTGTAAACTATAAAGTGAATGATAAATTAAACTTAGCTGCAAGATATGATTCAAGAATAAAAATGAATTTTAAAGCAAAAGGAACTGAAAATCAATTACAAACAACAGATATACTAGGTTCTAATATAGGTTTATCTACTTTCTATCCACAATATACTATAAACTCTAAAATAAGAAGAGATTTACCAGCTATACTATCAGTAGGGGCTTCATATAAGGTGACAGATAATTATTTAGTTTCAACATCAGCTAATTATTATTTTAATCGTCATGCTAAAATGGATAGAGTAACAACTTTTGGTGGACATGAACACGGTAGAGATTATAAAAATGGTTGGGAAATTGCATTAGGAAATGAATATAAATTAAATGATAAATTTACTTTAATAGGAAGTGTAAACTATGCCAGAACAGGTGCTAAAAGCTCTTCTTTCAATGACACTGAATATGCTTTAAATTCTGTTACTTTAGGTGCAGGTCTTAGATATAAATATGATGATACTTTGTCGATTACAGGGTCAGTAGCACATTTCATTTATGATAAAGAAGATGGAAACTTTAAAGAAAAATATAAAGTTAATGATAATCAAAAATATCATAAAGAAATTACTGCATTTGGAATATCTTTAACTAAGAAATTTTAA
- a CDS encoding YadA C-terminal domain-containing protein — protein MYKLFLSIFLTLSLPLLALESNEIKEVTPIHNENIGTEEETLVEEIPSTEEDKTLLQKAKNDYNSDELKATNVISTNKDLKENKKEEYTNDNKSEEISERTSRVTALGSAMGAVDLGKIEERKFRIGAGVGSSNNNQAVAVGVGYAPTDRFRVNTKFSTSSTSKRASAISIGASVDLDW, from the coding sequence ATGTATAAATTATTTTTATCAATTTTTTTAACACTTAGTCTGCCTCTTTTAGCTTTAGAAAGTAATGAAATAAAAGAAGTGACTCCTATCCATAATGAAAATATAGGAACTGAAGAGGAAACTTTAGTTGAAGAAATACCCTCGACTGAAGAAGATAAAACTTTACTCCAAAAAGCTAAAAATGATTATAATTCTGATGAATTAAAAGCTACTAATGTAATCAGCACTAATAAAGACTTAAAAGAAAATAAGAAAGAAGAATATACTAATGATAACAAATCTGAAGAAATATCTGAGAGAACAAGTAGAGTGACTGCATTAGGTTCTGCTATGGGAGCTGTTGATTTAGGAAAAATTGAAGAAAGAAAATTTAGAATAGGGGCTGGTGTAGGAAGTTCTAATAACAATCAAGCTGTTGCTGTAGGGGTTGGTTATGCTCCAACTGATAGATTTAGAGTTAATACCAAATTTTCTACTTCATCTACTTCAAAAAGAGCTTCTGCAATTTCTATTGGTGCTTCTGTTGATTTAGACTGGTAA
- a CDS encoding DUF4367 domain-containing protein, with product MKKILLISLLCLAVVSCGKKEEVKEEVAQTTEASQPADVGVPNPFEIVDTLDEAAKIAGFSLETPTEYADYNSLVIQAIADDMIEVIYFDAEKTHEGLRIRKAVGTDDISGDYNEYKEENVVKVGELEVTEKGNDGNISVASWTDGTHSYSINVDEALLNADDIAKLVETIK from the coding sequence ATGAAAAAAATATTATTAATATCATTGTTATGTTTAGCTGTTGTTTCTTGTGGAAAAAAAGAAGAAGTAAAGGAAGAAGTTGCTCAAACTACAGAAGCTAGTCAACCTGCTGATGTAGGAGTTCCTAATCCATTTGAAATAGTAGATACTTTAGACGAAGCAGCTAAAATAGCAGGTTTTTCTTTAGAAACTCCTACAGAATATGCAGATTATAATTCACTTGTTATTCAAGCTATAGCAGATGATATGATAGAAGTAATTTACTTTGATGCTGAAAAAACTCATGAAGGACTTCGTATAAGAAAAGCAGTTGGAACTGATGATATCAGTGGAGACTACAATGAATACAAAGAAGAAAATGTAGTTAAAGTTGGTGAATTAGAAGTTACTGAAAAAGGTAATGATGGTAATATATCTGTAGCTAGTTGGACAGATGGAACTCATTCTTATTCTATAAATGTAGATGAAGCTTTACTAAATGCAGATGATATTGCTAAGTTAGTTGAAACTATAAAATAA
- the thrS gene encoding threonine--tRNA ligase has translation MLVKYNGENKEYDNNINMFEIAKGISNSLAKKSVGAKVDGKNVDMSYVLDHDAEVEFIDIDSPEGEDIVRHSTAHLMAQAVLRLYPETKVTIGPVIENGFYYDFDPVEQFTEEDLEKIEAEMKKIVKENIKLEKYVLPRDEAIDYFRDVDKNKYKVEIVEGIPQGEQVSFYKQGDFTDLCRGTHVPSTGYLKAFKLRTVAGAYWRGNSKNKMLQRIYGYSFSNEDRLKKHLKFMEEAEKRDHRKLGKELELFFISEYGPGFPFFLPKGMVFRNVLIDLWRKEHEKAGYLQLETPIMLNKELWEISGHWFNYRENMYTSEIDELEFAIKPMNCPGGVLSFKHQLHSYKDLPARLAELGKVHRHEFSGALHGLMRVRSFTQDDSHIFMTPDQVQDEIIGVVNLIDKFYSKLFGFEYEIELSTKPEKAIGSQEIWDMAESALAGALDKLGRKYKINPGDGAFYGPKLDFKIKDAIGRMWQCGTIQLDFNLPERFDVTYIGEDGEKHRPVMLHRVIYGSIERFIGILIEHYAGAFPMWLAPVQVKVLTLNDECIPYAKEIMDKLQELGVRAELDDRNETIGYKIREANGKYKIPMQLIIGKNEVENKEVNIRRFGSKDQFPKSLDDFYDYVVDEAAIKFDK, from the coding sequence ATGTTAGTCAAATATAATGGAGAAAATAAAGAATATGACAACAACATTAATATGTTTGAAATAGCTAAGGGAATTTCTAATTCTCTTGCTAAAAAATCTGTTGGAGCAAAAGTTGATGGAAAAAATGTTGATATGTCATACGTATTAGATCATGATGCAGAAGTAGAATTTATAGATATTGACAGTCCTGAAGGAGAAGATATAGTAAGACACTCAACAGCTCACTTAATGGCACAAGCTGTATTAAGACTATATCCAGAAACTAAAGTTACAATAGGACCAGTTATAGAAAATGGATTCTATTATGACTTTGATCCTGTAGAGCAATTTACAGAAGAAGATCTAGAAAAAATTGAAGCTGAAATGAAAAAAATAGTAAAAGAAAATATAAAATTAGAAAAATATGTTTTACCTAGAGATGAAGCTATTGATTATTTTAGAGATGTAGATAAGAATAAATATAAAGTTGAAATTGTGGAAGGAATACCTCAAGGAGAACAAGTTTCTTTCTATAAGCAAGGAGATTTTACAGATCTTTGTAGAGGTACACATGTACCTTCAACAGGATATTTAAAAGCATTTAAATTAAGAACAGTTGCAGGAGCATACTGGAGAGGAAACTCAAAAAATAAAATGCTTCAAAGAATTTATGGATATTCTTTTTCTAATGAAGATAGATTAAAGAAACATTTAAAATTTATGGAAGAAGCTGAAAAAAGAGATCATAGAAAATTAGGAAAAGAATTAGAATTATTCTTTATAAGTGAATATGGACCAGGTTTTCCATTCTTCTTACCAAAAGGAATGGTATTTAGAAATGTTCTAATTGACTTATGGAGAAAAGAACATGAAAAAGCAGGATATTTACAACTAGAAACTCCTATAATGCTTAACAAAGAATTATGGGAAATTTCAGGACACTGGTTCAACTATAGAGAAAATATGTATACATCAGAAATTGATGAACTTGAATTTGCTATAAAACCAATGAACTGTCCTGGAGGAGTTTTATCATTTAAACACCAATTACATTCATATAAAGATCTTCCTGCAAGACTTGCTGAACTTGGAAAAGTTCACAGACATGAATTTTCTGGAGCCTTACATGGACTTATGAGAGTAAGATCATTTACTCAAGATGACTCTCATATATTTATGACTCCTGATCAAGTTCAAGATGAAATTATAGGTGTTGTAAATCTTATAGATAAATTCTATAGTAAATTATTTGGTTTTGAATATGAAATTGAACTTTCAACTAAACCAGAAAAAGCAATAGGTTCTCAAGAAATTTGGGATATGGCAGAATCTGCACTTGCAGGTGCTTTAGATAAATTAGGAAGAAAATACAAAATAAATCCAGGTGATGGGGCATTCTATGGTCCTAAATTAGATTTCAAGATAAAAGATGCTATTGGAAGAATGTGGCAATGTGGAACTATCCAACTTGACTTTAATTTACCTGAAAGATTTGATGTAACTTATATAGGTGAAGATGGAGAAAAACATAGACCAGTAATGCTTCACAGAGTTATCTATGGTTCAATAGAAAGATTTATAGGAATATTAATAGAACATTATGCAGGAGCTTTCCCTATGTGGCTTGCACCAGTTCAAGTTAAAGTTCTAACTCTTAATGACGAATGTATACCTTATGCAAAAGAAATTATGGATAAGTTACAAGAATTAGGAGTTAGAGCAGAACTTGATGATAGAAATGAAACTATTGGATATAAGATAAGAGAAGCAAATGGAAAATACAAAATTCCTATGCAATTAATAATTGGAAAAAATGAAGTAGAAAACAAAGAAGTCAATATCAGAAGATTTGGATCTAAAGATCAATTTCCAAAATCACTTGATGACTTCTATGATTATGTAGTTGATGAAGCTGCAATTAAATTTGATAAGTAA
- the smpB gene encoding SsrA-binding protein SmpB, translated as MIIANNKKAFFDYFIEEKYEAGIELKGSEVKSIKAGKVSIKESFVRIINDEIFIMGMSVVPWEYGSIYNPEERRVRKLLLHRKEIKKIHEQVKIKGYTIVPLDVHLSKGYVKVQIAIAKGKKTYDKRESIAKKDQERNLKRDLKINNR; from the coding sequence ATGATAATTGCAAATAATAAAAAAGCATTTTTTGATTACTTTATAGAGGAAAAGTATGAGGCTGGAATAGAGCTTAAAGGCAGCGAAGTAAAATCAATAAAAGCTGGAAAAGTTAGTATAAAAGAATCATTTGTAAGAATTATAAATGACGAAATATTTATAATGGGAATGTCAGTTGTACCTTGGGAATATGGTAGTATATATAATCCTGAAGAAAGAAGAGTTAGAAAACTTCTTTTACATAGAAAAGAAATTAAAAAGATACATGAACAAGTAAAAATAAAAGGGTACACGATAGTTCCCTTAGATGTTCATCTATCAAAGGGTTATGTAAAAGTCCAGATAGCAATAGCTAAAGGTAAGAAAACTTATGATAAAAGAGAAAGTATTGCTAAAAAAGATCAGGAAAGAAATTTAAAAAGAGACTTAAAAATTAATAATAGATAA